The DNA sequence GTTTTCCTTATCCAAACTATAGTTTAACGTTATGAAAATGTATAAAAAGCTATTTTGTATTAGTATCATACCACTGGTTGTCTTTTTTTCTCAGGCAAACTACAGTAAGGCTGATGACGCCTGGCAGCTAGATGGTAACTCAGCAGAAATGAGCGATGACGAAGAGATCGAACAGGGTAAGAGAGTGGATGAATATATAAGGCATCACTTTTACCTGTGTAATGATGCAGAGCTTATTCAGGCAGTTAACAATATTGCGCACAAGCTCATCGTCCTTTCTGACCGGAAGACACTTCCCTTTACCTGTACTATTATCCAATCCCGTTCAATCAATGCCTTTTCTGCCCCTGGCGGGTATATATACGTAACCTATGGTTTATTAGCATTTGCAAAAAGCGAAGATGAGGTTGCGGGGGTTATTGGTCATGAGATTGCTCATGCATCTCTTAGGCATGTTTCAAGATTGTATCACGAGGTTATGGAAAACTCTCATGGCAGCGAATCAGATCTTGATATAACCTTGCTCTTGAACAACCACCTTGAGGAATTTGAGCATGAGGCAGATTCTACCGGTGTTTTCTATGCGTATAAAGCAGGATTCAACCCGAACGGATTGCCAGATTTTTTGGAAAGACATCTGGATCTCATGATGAGTGACAGGATATTTAGTCTCTTGAATTTTAGTTTTTCTGTTAAGGTTAATTCGAGGATTAACCTTTTGAGAAAGTATATACCTACTTTAGAAAAGGAGTAATGTATGAAACAGATGACTGAGCAAAATCTGATAAACGCCTTTGGCGGTGAAAGTCAGGCCCATATGCGTTATCTGCATTTTGCCGACCAGGCTGATAAAGAAAACTTTCCCAATACCGCTCGTTTATTTCGGGCTATCTCTCATGCGGAATTTGTCCATGCTGGCGACCATTACCGTGAACTCGTTCACTTAGAAGGCGGATTTGTGGCGAATAGTATGGCGACCTTTGGACCTGGAGATACAAAGAAGAATATACGATTAGCTATCATGGGAGAAAATTTTGAGATTACCGAGATGTACCCTACGTATATTGAAGTGGCAAAATTCCAGGGAGAAAAAGGTGCAGAGAGGAGTTTTCGATGGGCTTACGGTACGGAAAAGATGCATAAAGCGCTCTTCGAAAAGACGAAAGAGGATATCGATAGAAACAGTGATGTCGCATTAGGGCCTATTCAAGTCTGTAGTGTCTGTGGATATACACGTGAAGGAGAAGCCCCGGATAAATGCCCTTTGTGTGAAGCAAAAAAAGAAGAATTTATTGCCTTTCGGTAATGCCAAAGATTTTATGAGAAAAATGATTGAGCAGCAGTTAATGAATGTCTTTGGTAGTGAAAGTCACGCCTCTGCACAATATCTGCATTTTTCTAACCAGGCTGATAAAGAAGGTTTTCCTAATACGGCTCATGTATTCCAGGCTATCGCTTATTCAAAAAAGGTTCAGGCTAGCAACCACTATGCTGAGCTCAGACACCTGGAAGGGGGGTTTGTGGTGAACAGCAGGGTAACATTCGGATTTGGCGATACAAGGAAGAATGTAAAATTAGCTATGGCAGAAGAGGAGTTTGTAATCACCGATGTATATCCTGTCTATATTGAGATCGCTAAGTTTCAAGGAGAAAAAGGAGCGGAGAAAAGTTTTACATGGGCTTATCTCGTTAAAAGAATACATAAAAAGCTTTTGGCGAGGGTAAAAGAAGTTATCGATAGTAATACTGATATAGAATTTGGTCCAATTCAGGTTTGTAAGGTATGCGGATATACACGGAAAGGAGATACGCCGAATAAATGCCCCGTATGCAAAGCATCGAAAGAGTATTTCATCGCTTTTCCATGAAAGTATTATACAATGAAAACCTCTAATTTTATAATGAGTAGGGTGAATTAAGCGGAGCGAATCCACCAAAGGGATAAATTCTATAGTATCTTACGGATGAAACAAAACATATCTGCATGATGTGCCAAACACAAGTTACCAGCTTCATTTCTACCATATCCTGTTTAGTTCCAATCGTTACTTACGATATACCGCATTCCATGTCCGCTATTTTGTTCTGCTTGAAAAAATCCTTGAATTTAAAATATTTTGCCATTACTATAGTCGGGTTAATGCTCATTTATCTGATATTAATAAAGAAAATGAAAGATCTTTTCTGTAAGATGTTTTTCTCATTATGCAGCTTTTACTATAAAAAATTTTTTACAGAGTAATGCAACAGCGATGCATCGATCAGGAGTAATTAGTTTACTTACGGACTTTGGCAATCAAGATGCATACGTGGGCATCATGAAAGGGGTAATAGCAGGGATTAATCCTGGCGTACATATTATTGATATCTGCCACAATATTCTTCCACACGATATATGTAACGGCGCCTATCTCCTCTCTACATCTTATAAATATTTTCCCAAAGGGACTATTCACGTAGCAGTTATTGACCCCGGTGTAGGAGGCGCCAGAGGTATTGTCTGTGTTGAAACGCAGGATTATCTGTTCCTTGCTCCCAATAACGGTCTCCTGAGTTTCATTGCCCGGAAAGAAAGGTTGAAAAATATCATTCATATAACCAATAGCAAATATTTTCTGCCATCGCCGGGTCATACCTTCCACGGACGGGATATCTTTGCGCCTGTTGCTGCACATTTATCACGGGGAATAAAAACCCGGCAATTAGGCACTAAGATGAATCAACTGGAGTGCCTTGATATACCTGAGCCGCACTTTAAAAAACCGGGACAACTGGAAGGTCAAATTATTTCTATTGACCGATTTGGAAATCTTATTACCAATATTACAAGAACGCATGTGGAAAGTTTAGCATTAGGTCAGAGAGATAGGGAAGTAATCATCGGGAAGAAGAAAGTTTTCGGACTGAGCAAGACCTATGCGGATGTAAGTGACGGGAAACCGCTTATTCTTATTGGAAGTGCAGGCTTTCTGGAGATCTCGGTAAACCAGGGAAATGCCCAAAAATATTTTAACGTAGACAGGGGCAGTAAAATAAGTATCCGTCTGATGAAGCATGCGCAGAGCCGGTAATGTGCAGCTTTGCAAGGCTGAAGCCTCATATGCATCAAGGTAAAATGTGGATACGGTGAGGAATAACATAATCCCCCTTAATCCCCCTTTAGAAAAGCTTATCCTTACCCACAAGTTAGGTAGGGAGCGAAGGGAGAAGCAAGGTAAACCACGAAGTACACGAAGAAAGAAGAACGGAGAGAAGTAAGATTTTGCGTCTTTACAATTGAGGTAAGGGTGTGTTGCTTTTTGTTTAGTGTCAGTGTCAGTGTTTTCTCACTCATACTCACATCGCCTCAAGAAGGGATCGATCATAAAAAGAATTTATTGAGATTTAGAACTCTCTTATTCTTCGTGTATTTCGTGTTCTTTGTGGTATTTAAAGATGTGGGTAAGGACAAGTTAGAAAAGGGGGAGATGCATAGTCCCCTTTCGTCCCCCTTTAAAAAAGGGGGAAATGGTGAATGTTTTAGAAAAGGGGGAAAAGTTTGATATGTTTGATCAGATAAACTTTTCTCAAGAGAAAATCCTTCCTTTTTTCTTTCCCCTCTTTCCTAAACTTATCCTCCTTTCCCCCCTTTTTTAAAGGGGGGTTAGGGGGGATTAGAGGGAGAAATGGACACACGTCGTTCTTTTTACAAAGAGATACCTTCTTTTTTATGGAACACGATTCTTAGCTTGATGCATATGGGGCTGAATCCTTGCCCTATCCTGTAACCAAAAAATAAAAATCTGCCGAAGGCGTTTCATTCAAAATACACAAAATACTCATGTTAGACAAAACTTACAAAGAACAATTACAAATTTGGGACAAGACATATCTCTGGCATCCTTTCACCCAGATGCAGGATTACATCAAAGAGACGCCCTTAATTATAGAAGAGGGAAGAGGTATCTTTTTGAAAGATATCGATGGCAAAGAATACATTGATGGGGTTTCATCCATGTGGTGCAATTTGCATGGACATTGCAGGAAAGAGATCGATGATGCTGTAAAGCGGCAACTCGATAAGGTTGCGCATACTACCCTCCTGGGGCCTTCCAATATACCTTCTATTTTATTAGCCAAAAAACTTACCGAAATTGCGCCGGAAGGGTTAGAAAAGGTTTTTTATTCAGATAACGGTTCTACGGCCAATGAAGTTGCTCTCAAGATGGCTTTTCAATATTGGCAAC is a window from the Candidatus Jettenia sp. genome containing:
- a CDS encoding M48 family metalloprotease encodes the protein MKMYKKLFCISIIPLVVFFSQANYSKADDAWQLDGNSAEMSDDEEIEQGKRVDEYIRHHFYLCNDAELIQAVNNIAHKLIVLSDRKTLPFTCTIIQSRSINAFSAPGGYIYVTYGLLAFAKSEDEVAGVIGHEIAHASLRHVSRLYHEVMENSHGSESDLDITLLLNNHLEEFEHEADSTGVFYAYKAGFNPNGLPDFLERHLDLMMSDRIFSLLNFSFSVKVNSRINLLRKYIPTLEKE
- a CDS encoding rubrerythrin family protein, with the protein product MKQMTEQNLINAFGGESQAHMRYLHFADQADKENFPNTARLFRAISHAEFVHAGDHYRELVHLEGGFVANSMATFGPGDTKKNIRLAIMGENFEITEMYPTYIEVAKFQGEKGAERSFRWAYGTEKMHKALFEKTKEDIDRNSDVALGPIQVCSVCGYTREGEAPDKCPLCEAKKEEFIAFR
- a CDS encoding rubrerythrin family protein, whose protein sequence is MKQKKKNLLPFGNAKDFMRKMIEQQLMNVFGSESHASAQYLHFSNQADKEGFPNTAHVFQAIAYSKKVQASNHYAELRHLEGGFVVNSRVTFGFGDTRKNVKLAMAEEEFVITDVYPVYIEIAKFQGEKGAEKSFTWAYLVKRIHKKLLARVKEVIDSNTDIEFGPIQVCKVCGYTRKGDTPNKCPVCKASKEYFIAFP
- a CDS encoding SAM-dependent chlorinase/fluorinase; translation: MHRSGVISLLTDFGNQDAYVGIMKGVIAGINPGVHIIDICHNILPHDICNGAYLLSTSYKYFPKGTIHVAVIDPGVGGARGIVCVETQDYLFLAPNNGLLSFIARKERLKNIIHITNSKYFLPSPGHTFHGRDIFAPVAAHLSRGIKTRQLGTKMNQLECLDIPEPHFKKPGQLEGQIISIDRFGNLITNITRTHVESLALGQRDREVIIGKKKVFGLSKTYADVSDGKPLILIGSAGFLEISVNQGNAQKYFNVDRGSKISIRLMKHAQSR